A window of Malania oleifera isolate guangnan ecotype guangnan chromosome 5, ASM2987363v1, whole genome shotgun sequence contains these coding sequences:
- the LOC131155078 gene encoding F-box/FBD/LRR-repeat protein At5g56420-like, which yields MRMILNSHKAHTFFMALRWEDPWKKKDGFTDRISSLPDPILARILFFLPPKEAAITSVLSKTWNRIWVSSVPIFQFDLQMDEQFPSFASHHDEPLDDQKQRLDKFMNFVNTSLEKLWHQKSIIEKIKLCITRFHPKFSYTFSRWVGLVAKHCIVKELALKISFPADSTGDLYPTDLHAVPPSAFQIQSLSALRLHGLKLESENFYVKFSHLKELSLIHVYIRGEHILEDLFLGCSFIEKFIFLRCRGVDRLRLAGLPRLKEVRARGSSS from the exons ATGAGGATGATTCTTAATTCTCACAAAGCGCACACATTTTTCATGGCTTTGCGTTGGGAGGATCCATGGAAGA AGAAGGATGGATTCACGGATCGAATCTCAAGTTTGCCAGATCCAATCTTGGCGCGCATCTTATTCTTCCTTCCTCCAAAAGAGGCAGCAATCACCAGTGTTTTGTCGAAGACATGGAATCGCATTTGGGTTTCTTCTGTCCCGATTTTCCAGTTCGATCTTCAAATGGATGAACAATTTCCATCATTCGCATCACATCACGATGAGCCATTGGATGATCAGAAACAGAGACTTGACAAATTCATGAACTTCGTAAACACTTCTTTGGAAAAATTATGGCACCAGAAAAGCATAATTGAGAAAATCAAGCTCTGCATAACTCGATTCCATCCCAAATTCTCCTACACTTTCAGCCGCTGGGTCGGACTCGTCGCCAAACACTGCATCGTGAAAGAGTTAGCCCTAAAGATTTCGTTTCCCGCAGACTCCACTGGAGATTTGTACCCTACGGACTTGCACGCTGTGCCTCCGTCGGCATTCCAAATCCAATCGCTGAGTGCTTTAAGATTACACGGTTTGAAGTTAGAATCAGAAAATTTCTACGTAAAATTTTCCCATCTCAAAGAGTTGTCACTAATACATGTTTACATAAGGGGAGAGCACATTCTTGAAGATCTCTTCCTCGGCTGCTCCTTCATTGAGAAGTTTATCTTCTTAAGATGCCGAGGGGTCGACCGGCTTCGACTCGCTGGTCTGCCGAGGCTGAAGGAGGTTCGGGCCCGCGGAAGTTCATCTTGA